In Sphingomonas sp. PAMC26645, one DNA window encodes the following:
- the glmM gene encoding phosphoglucosamine mutase — MARKYFGTDGIRGATNVSPMTAEMAMKVGMAAGAYFLRGDHRHRVVIGKDTRLSGYMLESALVAGFTSVGMDVVMVGPMPTPAVAMLTHSMRADIGVMISASHNAYADNGIKLFGPDGYKLSDEAEEAIEALIDGDIPLVPSSQIGRARRIDDAQGRYIHFAKSTFPENLRLDGMRIVIDCANGAAYKVAPSALWELGADVVAIGVTPNGTNINDGVGSTAPQTLAETVVASGADIGIALDGDADRLIVVDETGTIVDGDQLMATIAASWARQGRLAGGGLVATVMSNLGLERHLAAQGLGLVRTKVGDRHVLEKMRSSGYNVGGEQSGHIILSDYATTGDGLVAALQILAEVKRSGALASEVLHRFEPLPQLLKNVRFAGGKPLDDDAVKAVIAQAEAELAGNGRLVIRPSGTEPVIRVMAEGDDPAQVERVVDRICDAVRKAAA, encoded by the coding sequence ATGGCAAGAAAATACTTCGGCACCGATGGCATTCGTGGCGCCACCAATGTCTCGCCGATGACGGCGGAGATGGCGATGAAGGTTGGCATGGCCGCCGGCGCCTACTTCCTGCGCGGCGATCACCGCCACCGCGTCGTGATCGGCAAGGACACGCGCCTGTCGGGCTATATGCTCGAATCCGCACTGGTTGCAGGGTTCACCAGTGTCGGCATGGACGTCGTCATGGTCGGGCCAATGCCGACACCCGCGGTCGCGATGCTCACCCATTCGATGCGCGCCGATATCGGTGTCATGATCTCTGCTAGCCATAACGCCTACGCCGACAACGGCATCAAGCTGTTCGGTCCAGACGGCTACAAGCTGTCGGACGAAGCGGAGGAAGCGATCGAGGCGTTGATCGACGGCGACATCCCGCTCGTACCGTCGAGCCAGATCGGCCGCGCGCGCCGTATCGACGATGCGCAGGGTCGCTACATCCACTTCGCCAAGTCGACCTTCCCCGAGAATCTCCGCCTCGACGGGATGCGGATCGTGATCGATTGCGCGAACGGTGCCGCCTATAAGGTCGCACCGTCCGCCCTGTGGGAACTCGGCGCGGACGTCGTCGCGATCGGCGTCACCCCCAACGGTACCAACATCAACGACGGCGTCGGCTCGACCGCCCCGCAGACGCTCGCCGAGACGGTGGTCGCCAGCGGCGCGGACATCGGCATCGCGCTCGACGGCGACGCGGATCGCCTGATCGTCGTCGACGAAACCGGCACGATCGTCGACGGCGATCAGTTGATGGCGACGATCGCCGCCAGCTGGGCGCGCCAGGGGCGGCTCGCCGGCGGCGGCCTCGTCGCGACGGTGATGTCGAACCTGGGCCTGGAGCGCCACCTCGCGGCACAGGGCCTAGGCCTTGTCCGAACCAAGGTCGGTGATCGCCACGTGCTCGAGAAGATGCGATCGAGCGGCTACAATGTCGGCGGCGAGCAGTCGGGCCACATCATCCTGTCCGACTACGCGACGACCGGCGACGGATTGGTCGCGGCGCTGCAGATCCTGGCGGAGGTCAAGCGTTCGGGCGCACTGGCAAGCGAAGTGCTGCACCGCTTCGAACCCTTGCCGCAATTACTCAAGAACGTCCGCTTCGCCGGTGGCAAGCCACTCGACGATGATGCCGTAAAGGCGGTGATCGCGCAGGCCGAGGCCGAACTGGCCGGCAACGGACGTCTGGTCATTCGGCCATCGGGCACCGAACCGGTGATCCGCGTGATGGCGGAAGGCGACGACCCGGCACAGGTCGAGCGCGTCGTCGACCGCATCTGCGACGCCGTCCGGAAGGCCGCCGCCTGA
- a CDS encoding cation:dicarboxylase symporter family transporter: MSQTTRILAALIGGIVMGIAAAAWSPANAIAATAVTQPIGSAWLHGLQMVIVPLVVGLLVTGIGATTEAARAGRITVRAMVMIVVILWSTTIMAALVMPLILEAFPLPHALGSALRAALTGAAPVGPVPGIGAFFDTIVPTNIVAAASSDSFLPLTVFALTFAFAVTKLPDDRRRVLTGFFQAVVDALLIIIKWVLKLAPIGIFALAYGVGARTGTAAFGALLHYIVCVSAIGFIVLLSAYPIGMIGGRVGFGRFARAVAPAQAVAISTQSSLASLPAMLKASTDLGASPATAGIVLPLSVAVFRATSPAMNLAVALYVAHWLGLPIGPGQMAAGVATAAITTMGSISLPGTISFVASVAPVALAMGIPLEVLGLLIAVETIPDLFRTVGNVTMDTAVTISVAARSDHGNGAQEIPHEVSHARP, translated from the coding sequence ATGTCGCAGACTACACGGATTCTGGCAGCCCTGATCGGTGGCATCGTGATGGGCATCGCTGCGGCCGCCTGGTCGCCGGCGAACGCGATCGCTGCGACCGCGGTAACGCAGCCGATAGGTTCGGCGTGGCTGCACGGATTGCAGATGGTGATCGTGCCGCTGGTCGTCGGGCTGCTCGTGACCGGAATCGGCGCGACCACCGAGGCGGCGCGCGCTGGGCGGATCACCGTGCGCGCGATGGTGATGATCGTCGTCATCCTGTGGAGTACGACGATCATGGCCGCGCTGGTCATGCCGTTGATCCTGGAAGCCTTCCCGTTGCCGCACGCGTTAGGCTCCGCGTTGCGCGCCGCGCTGACGGGCGCCGCGCCGGTCGGGCCGGTGCCGGGGATCGGCGCGTTCTTCGACACGATCGTGCCGACCAACATCGTCGCGGCCGCCTCCAGCGACTCGTTCCTGCCGCTCACCGTCTTCGCGCTGACGTTCGCGTTTGCCGTGACGAAGCTGCCCGACGATCGCCGCCGCGTGCTGACCGGGTTCTTCCAGGCGGTGGTCGATGCGCTGCTGATCATCATCAAGTGGGTGTTGAAGCTGGCACCGATCGGCATCTTCGCGCTCGCCTACGGGGTCGGCGCGCGCACCGGGACGGCGGCGTTCGGCGCGTTGCTCCATTACATCGTCTGTGTCTCGGCGATCGGCTTCATCGTCCTGCTCTCAGCCTATCCGATCGGGATGATCGGCGGGCGAGTCGGCTTCGGCCGGTTCGCGCGTGCGGTCGCGCCCGCACAGGCGGTGGCGATCAGCACGCAGTCGTCGCTCGCCTCGCTGCCGGCGATGCTGAAGGCGTCGACCGATCTCGGCGCGTCGCCCGCCACCGCCGGGATCGTCCTGCCGCTGTCGGTCGCGGTGTTCCGCGCGACCAGCCCGGCGATGAACCTCGCGGTCGCGCTGTACGTCGCCCATTGGCTGGGGCTGCCGATCGGGCCGGGGCAGATGGCGGCGGGCGTGGCGACCGCGGCGATCACCACGATGGGGTCGATCTCGCTGCCCGGCACGATCAGCTTCGTCGCGTCGGTCGCGCCGGTGGCGCTGGCGATGGGCATCCCGCTCGAGGTGCTGGGTCTGCTCATCGCGGTCGAGACCATACCCGACCTGTTTCGCACCGTCGGGAACGTGACGATGGACACCGCCGTTACCATCTCCGTCGCAGCGCGGTCCGATCACGGGAACGGCGCTCAGGAGATTCCGCATGAAGTATCGCACGCTCGGCCCTGA
- a CDS encoding aldo/keto reductase: MKYRTLGPDFEVSALGLGCMPMAGIGKGMYGEANADESIATIHRAIELGVTLFDTAEIYGPLVNEELIGKAIRGKRDGVVIATKFGFRYDENGMTGVDSTPANVRRACEGSLKRLGVETIDLLYQHRVDPGVPIEDTVGAMGDLVREGKVRHLGLSEAGLDTIRRAAATHPIAALQSEYSLWERDVEDEILPLCRELGIGFVPYSPLGRGFLTGQITARSDLPEGDYRRNDPRYSEENFAKNMEMVAVVKSIADAHGASPAQVALAWLLAQGDDIVPIPGSKRRVTLEDSMKAAEIALTADDLAKLDAAAPRGGTAGPRYGEKALSMTRI; this comes from the coding sequence ATGAAGTATCGCACGCTCGGCCCTGATTTCGAGGTTTCCGCGCTGGGTCTCGGCTGCATGCCGATGGCCGGCATCGGCAAGGGCATGTACGGCGAGGCGAACGCCGACGAGAGCATCGCCACGATCCACCGCGCTATCGAGCTGGGCGTGACGCTGTTCGACACCGCCGAGATTTATGGCCCGCTGGTCAACGAGGAACTGATCGGCAAGGCGATCCGCGGCAAGCGCGACGGCGTCGTGATCGCGACCAAGTTCGGGTTTCGCTATGACGAGAACGGGATGACGGGGGTCGATTCCACGCCGGCCAACGTACGGCGGGCGTGCGAGGGATCGCTGAAGCGGCTCGGGGTCGAGACGATCGACCTGTTGTACCAGCACCGCGTCGATCCTGGTGTGCCGATCGAGGATACGGTCGGTGCGATGGGCGACCTCGTACGCGAGGGCAAGGTGCGGCATCTGGGGCTGTCGGAGGCTGGGCTCGACACGATCCGGCGGGCTGCGGCGACGCATCCGATTGCGGCTTTGCAGAGTGAGTATTCGTTGTGGGAGCGCGACGTGGAGGACGAGATCCTGCCGCTGTGTCGCGAACTCGGGATCGGGTTCGTGCCCTATTCGCCGTTGGGGCGTGGCTTCCTGACGGGGCAGATTACCGCTCGGTCGGATCTTCCCGAGGGTGACTATCGGCGGAACGATCCGCGGTATTCAGAGGAGAACTTCGCCAAGAACATGGAGATGGTCGCGGTGGTGAAGTCGATTGCCGATGCGCATGGGGCTTCGCCTGCGCAGGTGGCGCTCGCGTGGTTGTTGGCGCAGGGGGACGATATCGTGCCGATCCCGGGGTCGAAGCGCCGGGTTACGCTGGAGGACAGCATGAAGGCGGCGGAGATTGCGCTGACTGCGGACGATCTGGCGAAGCTCGATGCGGCGGCGCCGAGGGGTGGGACGGCTGGGCCGCGGTATGGCGAGAAGGCGCTGTCGATGACGCGGATCTGA
- a CDS encoding peptide MFS transporter, with translation MVDTPTADTPREPDITHINPASGETWFGHPRQLARLFTTEAWERFGYYGMRALLTLYLTKHFVFGDREATGLYGGYTALVYLTPLVGGYLADQYLGSKRAVKFGAIIMALGYLLLCFGGETAKPYATIANQRYAIEVVDQADSEVRYLVDGANKLKIKGNDDGTVSLLAPDGSTARTVEKGGFESGAERSSFYVTIMLLALCMISVGNGFFKPNISTMVGELYAQGDKRRDAGFTIFYMGINLGSLFSQLLCPFLAVAVGWWAGFGLAAIGMLASWTLIQFDGGKLDGYGEPPVRTGPDRALGIYALALLGIPIFYLLFVNLMNAVPPVPGSGIVGYIASLSLMGKLLFGTFLIAVPGILIWSFINGERREFQMMLAAMVLIVFNVVFWTLFEQAGSSLTLFADRNTDLSVFGLFSISAGQTQFFNAFFIVALAPVMSILWTKLAAKGLEPSIPVKFGIALIGVGVGFLFLVWGASMVGPSFKVAIWWLAGLYFIHSFAELCISPVGLSMITKLSIARVVGLMMGVWFLSISVAQYVAGVVAQVASVETVGGQVTNLKVSLDTYAGVFWTIGLVSAGIGVVLLLISPLIKKWMHGVQ, from the coding sequence ATGGTGGACACCCCGACCGCGGATACCCCGCGAGAGCCGGATATCACCCATATCAACCCGGCGTCCGGCGAAACCTGGTTCGGGCATCCCCGCCAGCTCGCGCGGCTGTTCACCACCGAAGCGTGGGAGCGGTTCGGCTATTACGGCATGCGCGCGCTGCTCACGCTGTACCTCACCAAGCATTTCGTGTTCGGCGACCGCGAGGCGACCGGGCTATACGGCGGTTACACTGCGCTCGTATACCTGACGCCATTGGTCGGCGGCTATCTCGCAGATCAGTATCTCGGCTCGAAGCGCGCGGTGAAATTCGGCGCGATCATCATGGCGCTCGGCTATCTGCTGCTCTGCTTCGGCGGCGAGACCGCCAAGCCGTACGCGACGATCGCCAACCAGCGTTACGCGATCGAAGTCGTCGACCAGGCCGACAGCGAAGTCCGCTATCTGGTGGACGGCGCGAACAAGCTGAAGATCAAGGGCAACGACGACGGCACCGTCTCGCTGCTCGCCCCCGACGGCTCGACCGCTCGGACGGTGGAGAAGGGCGGCTTCGAATCGGGCGCCGAACGCAGCAGCTTCTACGTCACGATCATGCTGCTTGCGCTTTGCATGATCTCGGTCGGCAACGGCTTCTTCAAGCCCAACATCTCGACGATGGTCGGGGAGCTCTACGCGCAGGGCGACAAGCGCCGCGATGCCGGGTTCACGATCTTCTACATGGGGATCAACCTCGGCTCGTTGTTCTCGCAGCTGCTCTGCCCGTTCCTCGCGGTCGCGGTCGGCTGGTGGGCAGGCTTCGGCCTCGCCGCGATCGGCATGCTCGCCTCGTGGACGCTGATCCAGTTCGATGGCGGCAAGCTCGACGGCTACGGCGAGCCCCCGGTTCGCACCGGTCCCGATCGCGCGCTCGGCATCTACGCACTCGCACTGCTCGGTATCCCGATCTTCTACCTGCTGTTCGTCAATCTCATGAACGCCGTGCCGCCGGTGCCGGGCTCCGGGATCGTCGGCTACATCGCCTCGCTGTCGCTGATGGGCAAATTGCTGTTCGGCACGTTCCTGATCGCGGTGCCCGGCATCCTGATCTGGTCGTTCATCAATGGCGAGCGTCGCGAGTTCCAGATGATGCTCGCGGCGATGGTGCTGATCGTGTTCAACGTCGTGTTCTGGACGCTGTTCGAGCAGGCCGGCTCGTCGCTGACGCTGTTCGCGGATCGCAACACCGACCTCAGCGTGTTCGGCCTTTTCAGCATCTCGGCAGGCCAGACGCAGTTCTTCAACGCGTTCTTCATCGTCGCGCTGGCGCCGGTGATGTCGATCCTGTGGACCAAGCTCGCCGCCAAGGGCCTGGAACCGTCGATCCCCGTCAAGTTCGGCATCGCGCTGATCGGCGTCGGCGTCGGTTTCCTGTTCCTCGTCTGGGGCGCAAGCATGGTCGGGCCTTCGTTCAAGGTCGCGATCTGGTGGCTCGCCGGGCTGTATTTCATCCATTCGTTCGCCGAGCTCTGCATCTCGCCGGTCGGTCTCAGCATGATCACCAAGCTGTCGATCGCGCGCGTCGTCGGGCTGATGATGGGCGTCTGGTTCCTGTCGATCTCGGTCGCGCAGTATGTGGCGGGCGTAGTCGCGCAGGTCGCCAGCGTCGAGACGGTCGGCGGCCAGGTGACCAATTTGAAGGTCAGCCTCGATACCTACGCCGGCGTGTTCTGGACGATCGGCCTGGTCTCGGCCGGCATCGGCGTCGTGCTGCTGCTGATCTCGCCGCTCATCAAGAAGTGGATGCACGGCGTTCAGTAA